Proteins from a single region of Eublepharis macularius isolate TG4126 chromosome 9, MPM_Emac_v1.0, whole genome shotgun sequence:
- the FAM180A gene encoding protein FAM180A — translation MHWKTVLVLLLYYNVHASVPPRWNRAMLFPSSQRVKRSSAALLNPILQKSQEDVDLLFEFLAELEISKDLKISVKDRELASMRKAVAFDTVCNDVIPKSITDIRRLNARLLGYPGMLKKEDFERTMLTMVYTAFRTAQSQGHRKDAWAETFVSLYKALKHDLMFPSRQTPSSQRTS, via the exons ATGCATTGGAAGACTGTGTTGGTGCTATTGTTATATTACAATGTTCATGCCTCTGTACCCCCCAGGTGGAATCGAG CAATGCTTTTCCCATCTTCGCAAAGAGTGAAGAGGTCCTCTGCTGCTCTTCTCAATCCCATCCTTCAAAAATCTCAGGAAGACGTGGATCTTCTATTCGAG TTTCTTGCAGAGCTGGAAATCAGCAAAGATCTGAAAATCTCTGTCAAAGACCGGGAACTGGCTTCCATGAGGAAGGCTGTGGCATTTGACACCGTTTGCAATGATGTTATTCCCAAAAGCATCACGGACATTCGCAGGCTGAATGCCAGGCTCTTGGGCTACCCTGGGATGCTAAAAAAAGAAGATTTTGAAAGGACGATGTTAACCATGGTCTACACAGCATTTAGGACAGCTCAGTCCCAAGGACACAGGAAAGACGCCTGGGCTGAAACCTTTGTCAGTCTCTACAAGGCCCTGAAGCATGACTTGATGTTCCCATCTAGACAAACACCATCATCTCAAAGGACTTCATAG